The nucleotide window GTAAGTTGCAGGTCGATCTTGCGCATCTCACCTGGCAGAAGAGCCGATTGGTCAGGTCCTGGACCCACCTCGAGCGGCAACGGGGCGGTGCCGGCTTTATGGGGGGGCCTGGTGAAACGCAGATCGAGGCAGACCGTCGCCAGATACAAGAGCGCATCATTGCGCTGCAGAAGCAGTTGGAAAGCGTCCGACGAACACGCGATCTCCATCGTAAGAAACGCAAGAAGATACCGCAGCCTGTTGTGGCACTTGTCGGTTACACCAACGCCGGAAAGTCAACACTTTTCAATCGGTTGACCAAGGCAGATGTCTTTGCCAAAGATCTCTTGTTTGCAACTCTTGACCCGACGTTGCGCAAGATAAAGCTGCCACATGGCAGGGAAGTTATCCTGTCGGATACGGTTGGCTTCATTTCCGATTTGCCGACCCACCTTGTTGCTGCTTTCCGGGCGACTTTGGAAGAGGTGCTGGAGGCCGACCTTATTCTGCATGTTCGCGATATTTCGCACCCGGATACAGATGCGCAGGCTGAGGATGTCAAAAAGACCTTGAACGATCTCGGGGTTGACGCCCAAAGCGGCGCACCGGTCGTTGAAGTATGGAACAAGATCGACTGCCTTGATCCTGCGCTTCGGGAAAAATTGCTCGACGATGCCGGCCATGATGGGCCTGTTTCTCTGTCGGCTTTGACAGGTGAAGGTATCGATGGCTTGTCTGACCGCATCGACGCGTTCATGGCAATGCACGACGATATCTTCTCCATTCAGATACCGGTTGCAGAAGGTGCTCTTCTGGCAAAGCTTTACCAGATGTCTGAAGTGCTGGAACGCTCAGATGCGGAAGACTTCGTGACGGCTGAGGTGCGTGTTTCCGACAAACAACGCGGGCCCTTCAGGGATTTGTTTTCGGAGTTTCTGCTCGATCTCGCTGGCCGGTTGGACACGAGCTCCGAAGACTGACGTTTCCAAAAGGGTACTTGTGAGGAAGACCGCTTGATTTTGAGCGTCGAGTCCAAGTTATTTTTCGAATTTCCTGGCGAAGAAGTAGCTAATTGTGGCCGTCGCGAAGCTCACAAAGGCAATGAAGAAGATTGCCCAAACGGTTTCCTGCAGGTGGGCAACTGCTGCCAAAAGCGCTGAAAGGCAAATCATTGTAAGTCTGCCAAACGATCTTGCCACCGCAATTCCTTTGACGCGCTGACCCTTTGGCGCAATTTCCATAAAATAGACTTGCAAGACCGCTATTATTCCGCGGACTGCCACAGTGACAACGAAGATTGCGATGGCATGTATTCTCAAATCGTGTTGCAGGTTCAACATATGCAGTGTCGCCAGGATGGACCCGCAAAAGCCGACCAGAAGTGAACAGGTTATCATTACCAACCGGTGAGAAACGTTGTTCAAGGTACCCCAAAGCGGGCCTGCCACGATGTAGCCCAAGGCATAGGAGGTGACCATTGCCGTCAGCCCCTTGCTCGTTGTGTGGTGGGTCTCTGCAGCAATAAGGGCGAAGAACGGAACGGCGAGTATCACAGCTGAAAAAACTGTCGTGATGACCACATACTGGCGAAACCATGATTGTTTCATCATGGCCAGCACGTTGAGATAGTAGTTTCTGACCAATCTAAGCGGAGACCGTGTTGCCGATGGCCGCGCTGCGTTAGTTGGAGCACTGTCTTCCACGGCCAATATTGCAAGCGCTGATAGAGCGAAACAGGCGATGCCGATCGTAACCACAATGGAGTGCCGACTAAGGGGTGGCAATTCCAGTGTGAGCTCATGCGCGATCCAAGCCAAGGCAACGCCAAATCCGCCACCGATCGCCATCTGCGTGTATTGAAGCAACAAGCGCGATTTTGATTGCAAGTTGTCTGCCAAAAAGTCAGTCATCAGCAAATGCTGAAATTCGTCTGCGACCCCCATTGTGAAAATGCAGACAACAAAAACGATACTTGTCTGGGTCTGGGTTCCGAAAAGCACAGAGACAATCGTAGCGCCAAAACAGAGCGCTAAGATCATGTCACACAGAGACAGCGCCAACTTTCGATTTTTAACCTTGGCAATTCTCTCAAAAAGAAAGATGTCGGTCAGCGAGCTGGCAAGTTGTCGAACAGACACGAGGGCACCAACCAAAAAGACTGGCATTCCGACTGATACGGCCAGAAACGTGATGACAATCGACGGGCTCGCCATTGTCCAGGCTGTTTGTGCCAGACTTGTTTGCCCGGCCAGCAAAGACAAAGTTCGTCTTTCCACTGAAGATGCAATGACGGCCAATTGTCACAAGCTCCGGATCGAAAATCACGTCTTACAATTGAAGGGTATCTCGCCGTTGGCACGGAAAAAAGCAACTTGAAGTTCAAGAACCAGGCTCGCCAAGCTGGGCAGGAGACCTCCAGGAGTTCTGAAATTCATGACTGTCTCTTTTTTGCTGCTTGCCAAGCTGCTTCCATGTCTTCGAGTGTCATGTCCTGAAGCGTTGTGTCGGTCCGACTGGCTTCGTCTTCAATGGCAGCAAACCGGGTTCGGAATTTTCTGTTCGTTCGGCGCAAAGCTTCCTCTGGATCAATGTCGAGGTGGCGGGCGAGGTTGGCGAGTGCAAACAGAGTGTCGCCAAGTTCGTCACTCATGCGGTCTTTGTCCGGGTCTCCTTTGGCAAGTTCTGCATCTAATTCGTGCGTTTCTTCCCGGATCTTCTCGAGTACGAGCCTGGTATCATTCCAGTCGAAACCGACCTTTGACGCCCGGCGCTGCAGTTTGTCGGCTTCCTGAAGAGCAGGGAAGGCGGTCGGTACATCGTCAAGATAGCCTTTGCTCGGCTCAGAAAGTCCGAGAGCTTTGCGTTCGGCCCGTTTTTCAGTCCGCTCTTCGGCTTTGATCCGCTCCCAGATACCTTTGACGTGTTCCGCCTTTTCACCGTTTTCATCGCCGAAAACATGAGGATGGCGACGGATCAGTTTTTTGGTTATGCCTTCAACGACATCGCCGAAATCAAAGTGCTCGCCTTCCTCGGCCATGCGCGCGTGATAGACCACCTGGAGCAACAGATCGCCAAGCTCTTCTCGCAGTTCCAGCAGATCATTTTTTGCGATTGCATCTGCGACTTCGTAAGCTTCTTCGAGCGTATAGGGAGCAATAGTCGAAAAGTTTTGCTCCAGGTCCCAGGGACAACCTGTTACGGGCGTTCTCAAGGCCGCCATGATTTCGATGAGGCGGGCTATGTTGCGGCTGGGTGTCATTGGCATTCCAAGTTTAGGTGAAAAGTCTTAGGCGGAGAAAATACCCACAAAAATCATAAACACTGCACCGACAAAGGCCAGTATGCCGACGACAGTCATGAAAATCCGCAGCGGTCTGGAGTGCCCCTTGAAGCCATCATAAGGCGCACGTCTCTCTCGGTGATCTGAATATAATTCCAGCAGGTCAGAAAGTAGAAAGGTCGCAAGAATTACCGCAACAACTATTGCTGTTATGATGACTTCGAGCAACGAAAACTCAGGCAATTCAGCTCCTTATGGACGGGTGCCAGAATGTGACGGCCCGCTCCACCAGCGCCACTGCGCCGTAGAACAAGGATCCTGCAAGAGCGGCAACAGCGATTTCCGCCCACACCATATCGACGTTCATGCGACCGACTTCCGTTGAGATCCGGAACCCCATGCCGACGATTGGAGTGCCAAAGAATTCAGCAACAATGGCCCCGATCAGAGCCAGGGTCGAATTGATTTTCAACGCATTGAAGATGAACGGCATGGCCATGGGCAGGCGCAACTTGAAGAGCGTTTGCCAATAGCTGGAGGCATATGTACGCATCAAATCGCGCTGCATGGCATCTGACGCGGCAAGGCCCGAAACAGTGTTCACCAACATTGGAAAGAACGTCATGATGATGACGACCGCCGCCTTGGATGGCCAATCGAAGCCGAACCACATTACCATGATCGGTGCAACGCCGATGATGGGTAAAGCGGATACCAGATTGCCGATGGGCAGAAGGCCTCTTCTCAGAAACGGGACCCGGTCAACAAGGATTGCAATCAGAAATGCCGAACCGCAGCCGATTATGTAGCCTGCCAGAACCGCTTTAAGGAAAGTCTGCTGGAAATCAGCCCACAACGTCGGGACAGAATTGATGAGCCGCACCCAGATTTCAGAAGGGGCAGGCAACAGTACTTTCGGCACACCTGCACCGGTCACCACCAGTTGCCAAAGAACAAGTATCGTGATGCCGAATATGGCTGGTATCGCCAAATTCACGATGCGGGCCATAGTCTGCGAACGGCTTTTCCAGATTGCCAGTCTCTCGACAAACAGCCAGGAGGCTGCCCAGGTCGCAATTGCCAGTGCCCAGAAACCCAGTTTCGCTTCTCCGACATGCTGCGACACAGTTGAAACCAACAGCCAGGCCGACGCGGCAGCAACAAGCCCGAGTATGAGATCCCCGATCCAGTTGCGCATGAAACCAAGTTCATACCGGACACCTGCAATGGCCAGGATCACCAGACAAGCTGCCAGTCTCGGCACGTCCATGATGCCGTAGTCAGGCCCGAAGATTGGGCTGAAAAGCCCGACAATCACCATCAGCACAACAAACCAGGCAAGAAGGGCCGGCATGTCTAATCTGCGTTTGGCAGCTGCTTGTGCACTCATCTTGCCATGCCCATACGTTTGAGGGTGTGTTTTTCCAAAACGCCTATCAGCGCGACAAGAGACCCGGCAAGGAAGGCTGCCATGAGCAATGCGGACCAGATCTGAACAGTTTGGCCATAGTAGGAGCCTGCAAGAAGTCTTGCCCCCAGTCCTGCAACGGCGCCAGTTGGCAATTCACCGACAATCGCTCCAACCAGTGAAGCGGCCATGCCGATCTTCATGGAGGTGAATAGAAACGGCACTGCATAGGGAAGGCGGAGTTTCCAGAATGCCTGAACGCGGGTGGCAGAATAGGTGTGCATCAAATCCATGTGGATCACTTCAGGCGACCGCAACCCCTTCACCATGCCGACCGCAACCGGAAAGAAGGAGAGATAAGTTGAGATAAGGGCCTTCGGCAGCAATCCGGAAATCCCGACCGCATTCAGAACGACGATGATCATCGGCGCGATGGCCAGGATCGGGATGGTTTGCGAGGATATGATCCACGGCATTAGGGATTTGTCGAGTACGCGGGAGTGAACAATGCCGATCGCAAGCAGAATGCCGAGCGTTGTTCCGATAAGAAATCCCATCAAGGTCGAAGAAAGCGTAATGCCGCTGTGATAGATCAGCGAGCGTTTGGATGTGATCTTCTTCTCAACCGTTGTTTTCCAGATCTCTATGACAACCTGATGAGGTGCTGGCAGCACTGGGCGTTCCTGGGCGAGTGTGTCGGTTATAAGCTGGCTGACAGGAACATCGGTCTGGCTCGCACGCTCATAGATTTCCTGCTGAAAGGGCGTGTTGAGTGCAACAGCAGCTATGTACCAGATCGCTAGAATGGCAGAGACGACCACGATAACGGGTCCGACGGTTCCTGACATCAGGCCAGAAAAAGGGTTGGTGCTGCGATTTCCGGGGAGAGAAGTGTCTGTCATTGAGGCACCCCGGATGGCTTCCAAGAAAATAGTATGTCCGGAAGGTTCTCTTCGTTGTCGCCATCAGTTCGGCGAACCTCGTGGAAGCCACGCATTGAATAGAACTTTTGTGCATCAGTATTGGCAACGAAGGTCCACAAGCTGACACCATCGGAAAAATCTTGTTTCACGTTAGCAAGTAGCCGGCTGCCCAATCCGTCTTTGCGGGCACTTTTTGCGACATACAGCCCTGTGACGAAACCATCGCTACTTGTTGCTGAGAAGCCCTGAACAAATCCGTCGCTGTCTTTTGCAACCAACACACAGCGGTTTGAATACACAAAATCAACATAGTGCCGCAAAACATCATCGTGTGGGTGGACGCGCGGCATCCATGGCGTTTCGTCAATCCAATCGTTCAAAATGTTGCCGCAAGCTATCATGTCTTCTTCGACCGCGCTTTTGATCTCAATTACCATGGTCGCTTCAGTCTTCATAAGAATGACCGGCACGAAGGCCGTCACGTACCCTGTGGGCGATCTTCAGGAATTCCGGTGTTTCGCGAATGTCCAGGTTTCTCTCGCGCGGCAAATCGCTGTCGATAACGTCATAGATGCGGCCCGGGCGAGGGCAGAGCACAACGATTTTGGTCGAGAGGAAAACGGCCTCCGGAATTGAGTGGGTCACGAAAACGACGGTCTTGTTGGTTTTTGCCCACAATTGGAGCAGCTGTTCATTCAAATGGTCGCGAACGATCTCATCCAGGGCACCGAATGGCTCGTCCATGAGAAGCAGATCCGGTTCAACGGCCAGCGCACGTGCAATAGAGGCGCGTTGCTGCATGCCGCCGGAGAGCTGCCAGGGATATTTCTTTTCAAACCCGGACAGGTTCACAAGATCCATGTTCCGGGCGATCCGCTCCTGCTGCTCAGTTTTGGGCAGTCCCATGATTTCAAGGGGCAGGGCGACATTCTTGGCGATCGTGCGCCAGGGATAAAGAGCCGCAGCTTGAAATACATAGCCATAAGCACGGTTCAGGCGGGCTTTCTCCGGTGAGACACCGTTGACTGTTATTGATCCGGCCGTTGGCCGTTCCAGATCGGCGATCACGCGCAACAGCGTGGTCTTGCCGCAACCGGACGGGCCGATAAACGAAACGAAATCACCTTCGTCGATCTTGAGGTCGATGTCGGAAAGGGCGTGAACCGGTCCGTCATTGGTTTCGAACGTCAGCGACAGATTGTCGATGTCGATAACGCGTTTCGGGCTGGCGCTGGTCGTCTGTTCCACCGTTTCGGTGTCCTTTGCGCTGGCAAGAGCAGTCATTCATTTCCTCGCTATCGAGCCATTGGAAAACTGGCCGACAAACGGGCCCTCCCTTGGCACGGTTCCCTCCCCAGACGGGGAGGGAATATCTTCAGTCAGACACCACTGGCTGGAATGCCCGTACGTTCCACTTTGCGCGGAGCAGTCAGCTCTTTCCACGTCGAAAGTGCTTTGTTCACAGCCTGGAAAGGCTCACGGGCGACAAACTCACCATGGCCCTGTTTGTGATTGACGGTGCCGTCTTCGACCGCGACACGTCCACGTGTCAGTGTGTATCGAGGAAGCCCTTTGACAGCCTTGCCTTCAAAGACGTTGTAGTCGATGGCTGACTGCTGGTTGGTAGCTGTGATTGTCTTTTCCTTTTGCGGATCCCAGACCACCAGGTCGGCATCCGCTCCAACCAAAACAGCTCCTTTTTTCGGATAGATATTCAGGATCTTTGCAATATTGGTTGAAGTAACCGCGACAAATTCGTTTGGCGTCAACCGACCGGTTCCAACTCCGAAAGTCCAGAGCATTGGCATGCGGTCTTCCAAACCGCCGGTGCCGTTGGGGATCTTCGTGAAATCCCCCACGCCGGTACGTTTTTGGTCGGTTGTGAAAGCGCAGTGGTCCGTCGCGACCACCTGAAGGGAACCCGAGGCCAGGCCTGCCCACAGACTGTCCTGGTGCTTCTTGTCGCGGAACGGCGGAGACATCACGCGGCGGGCGGAATGGTCCCAATCATGATGATAATATTCACTGTCATCGAGTGTCAGGTGCTGGATCAAAGGTTCGCCATAAGCGCGAATGCCATTCTGCCTTGCCCGACGGATTGCTTCATGTGCCTGTTCGGATGAGGTGTGGACGATATAAACAGGGACACCTGCCATATCGGCGATCATAATAGCGCGGTTGGTTGCTTCCCCTTCAACTTCCGGTGGGCGAGAGTGTGCATGGCCTTCGGGGCCATTGTGACCTTCTGCCAGCAGCTTTTGTTGAAGCGTTGCGACAACGTCGCCGTTCTCAGCGTGGACCAGGGGCAAAGCGCCAAGTTCAGCGCAGCGCTGGAAGGAGGCGAACATCTCGTCGTCATTCACCATCAGAGCGCCTTTATACGCCATGAAGTGTTTGAACGTGTTGATGCCCTTTTTCTGGACCACTTCCTGCATGTCGTCAAAGACCTGCTCACCCCACCAAGTGATGGCCATATGGAAGGAATAGTCGCAATGCGCCATTGTGGACTTGTTGTCCCACATCTGCAGCGCTTCAAGCAGCGACTGACCGGGTGAGGGCAAGGCAAAGTCAACGACCATTGTCGTGCCACCGGATAGGGCTGCACGGGTCCCGCTGTCGAAATTGTCAGATGAGAATGTGCCCATGAAAGGCATTTCCAGATGCGTGTGCGGATCAATGCCGCCCGGCATGATGTAGCAACCGGTCGCGTCCAGGGTTTCGTCACCTGAAAGGTTCGGGCCGATTTCGACAATACGGCCGTCTTCGATCTTCACGTCGGCTTCGTAGGACAGGTCAGCAGTGACAACAGTGCCACCTTTGATCACTTTGCTTGCCATCGTCGTTTCCCTTTCGTTCACATAAGTTTCACCGGCGGATTTGCCCGGTTGATCATTCAATTGGGTTCAGGGCACCAAAGCGCGGGAGCCGTCAGGTCCCGGTCTTTGAGGATCATCGAGATCCCGTATTTTTCAGCGATGGTGCACGCTTTGGTGAAGTGTATCGGCTTGTCGATGTATTCCGCATCAAAGATGGCCTTGCCTGCGTCATTATAGGCGCTGTAAGCCTTGCAGGTTCGGTCCTGATAACAGCTTTCCGCAATGGCAAAGTCGAGCACGTCAATCAGTTTCTCGGTCAGGTCCGGTACATTCTTCTGTCCGATCTTCAAACCAAGACCGCGCGCCGTGCCGGCAAGCAAGCGAATATAGGCGACCGCGTGCTGCTCTGTGATCGGGAAGCCGCTGTCATTGTCATGGACATCCATGTTGTCTGGCTCAATTGCATCGAACCCCATCGACTTGCAACTTTCGAAACGGGCTGCCATGAGCGGTAACAGGACATCGAGGCGGCGAATGTCGAGAAAGCGTTCATCGGGCCAGTCGTCATAAGTGTTGCCGATGATTTCCGACGGAAAATTTGCCCTGTCGGGTGATGTTCTTTCAAGCGTACCCACGCTGACATAGCAAATCGTCTTGATGCCTTTGGATTTCAGAGCGGCCAAGTCTTCGGGCGATACGATAGACGGATGCAGATCCAGCACCTTGACGGGCCTGTTGAGATCAGCCGGTTCCGTTAACTGCCAATCCCAGCTGTCGCCGGCGGAAAAGGCGAAGGCGGGCAGGGACAGCATGAGAACGCTGCCTGCCAATGCCATCGCTTTTCCAAAAAATCGCATTATTCGACGATCTCCGCCGTTTCCACCACGGCATGGAAAAGAACATCCGCACCTGCTTTCGCCCAGTCTTTGGAGATTTCTTCTGCCTCGTTGTGCGACAGGCCGTCGACACACGGACACATGATCATTGCTGTCGGAGCGACTTTGTTGATCCAACACGCGTCATGTCCCGCGCCGGAAATGATATTCTGGTGGGAGTAGCCAAGCCGTTCGGCAGCATTTCTGACCGCGTCGACACAGCCCTGGTCGAACTCTACCGGATCAAAACCGCCGACTTTTTCGAATTCGACTTCAAGTCCCATTTCGTCGCAGATTTTCTTGCCACCGATTTTCAGCCGGTCTTCCATGTCCTTGATAACGGCAATGTCGGGCGACCGGAAGTCGATGGTGAAGACGGTTTTGCCGGGGATCACGTTTCGCGAGTTCGGGTAGACGTCGATGTGTCCCGCCGCGCCAACAGCATGAGGGGCGTGAGACCAGGCAATTTCGTCAACCAGTTCCAGAATGCGCGCCATGGCAAGCCCTGCATTCTTGCGCATTGGCATCGGCGTCGAACCGGTATGGCTGTCTTTTCCGGTCACGGTAACTTGCGTCCAGGAGAGCCCCTGACCGTGTGTCACAACGCCAATGTCCTTGCCTTCAGCTTCCAGGATGGGCCCCTGTTCAATGTGAAGCTCGAACATGGCGTGCATCTTGTCCTTGCGAGCGCCAACTTCTTCGTCGCCCACCCAGCCGATGCGCTTCAGTTCATCACCAAACTTCTTGCCTTCGGCGTCTTCGCGATCATAAGCCCAGTTCTGTGTGTGAACACCGGCAAATACACCGGAAGCAAGCATGGCTGGGGCAAAACGCGTGCCTTCCTCATTGGTCCAGTTGGTCACGACAATCGGATGTTTGGTCTTCAGACCAAGGTCATTCATCGTCCGCACAAGTTCCAACCCGCCCAGAACTCCGAGGATACCGTCGTATTTACCACCTGTTGGCTGGGTATCGAGATGAGACCCGACATAGACCGGCAGAGCATCGGGATCCGTTCCCGGCCGGGTCAGGAACATGTTGCCCATAGTATCAACGGCCATCGAAAGTCCGGCCTCTTCGCACCATTTTTGAAACAATTTACGGCCTTCTGAATCCTCATCAGTCAGGGTTTGCCGGTTGTTTCCGCCAGCGACACCCGGGCCGATCTTTGCCATTTCCATCAGGCTGTCCCAGAGCCTGTCCGGATTGATCTTCAAGTTTTCGCCTGGAGCGGCCATTTGCGTGTCTCCTAGAAAGGTGTCGGTGTCTCGTTGACAAGCTTTTGTTCAGTCTATCGCATTCAAAACACTGCGCAATTTGCTGAACAATTCGTCTATCTGGTCCTTGGAGATGATCAACGGTGGTGACAGGGCAATGATATCGCCCGTGGTGCGGATCAGGATACCGTCGTCATAGGCCTTCAGGAAGGCCGAGAATGCTCTTTTGGTCGGTTCTCCGACAATCGGTTCCAGTTCAACTGCGCCGATCAGACCGAGATTGCGTATGTCGATGACATGCGGGCAGTCTTTCAAGGCATGCAGACCGTCTTCCCAATGTTGGGCAAGCTCCGCGGCGCGCGTCAGAAGACCTTCTTCTTCATAAGTATCAAGGGTCGCAAGAGCCGCTGCGCAAGCGACCGGGTGGGCGGAATAAGTATAGCCGTGGAACAATTCGATCATGTGTTCCGGGCCGGTCATGAAAGCGGTGTAGATATCGGAAGAGCAGAATACCGCTCCCATGGGCACAACACCTGATGTCAGTCCTTTGGCCGTTGTGACCAAGTCTGGTGTGACGCCGAAGAAGTCTGTCGCAAAGGGCGAACCAAGTCTGCCGAAACCTGTGATAACTTCGTCGAAAATCAGCAGAATTCCGTGTTGGGTACATATTTCGCGAAGCCGTTCCAGATATCCTTTGGGGGGGATCAGAACTCCTGTTGAACCGGCCACGGGTTCAACGATCACTGCCGCAATCGTCGACGGGTCGTGTAGCTGGATGATGCGGATCAGATCTTCCACATATTCTGCGCCATTTTCCGGCATCCCCCGGGAAAATGCATTGCGGTCCGGGTCGTGCGTGTGACGCATATGGTCGACCCCCGCCAGCATGGTGCCGAAGGTCTTGCGGTTCGCGACGATGCCGCCAACTGAGATGCCGCCAAAACCCACACCGTGATACCCGCGCTCACGCCCGATCAGGCGTGTTCGTGTCCCCTGACCAATGGAACGTTGGTAGGCCAGCGCGATTTTCAGTGCTGTGTCGACGCTCTCCGAGCCGGAGTTCGTAAAAAAGACATGATCAAGAGGAGAGGGCATCAATGCAGCCAG belongs to Roseibium porphyridii and includes:
- a CDS encoding aspartate aminotransferase family protein: MSSPASPAASSHAATNNLEAFWMPFTANRQFKQTPRMFVSAKDMHYTTAEGRQVLDGTAGLWCCNAGHSRPKVVEAVQQQIATLDYAPAFQMGHPKAFELAARLAALMPSPLDHVFFTNSGSESVDTALKIALAYQRSIGQGTRTRLIGRERGYHGVGFGGISVGGIVANRKTFGTMLAGVDHMRHTHDPDRNAFSRGMPENGAEYVEDLIRIIQLHDPSTIAAVIVEPVAGSTGVLIPPKGYLERLREICTQHGILLIFDEVITGFGRLGSPFATDFFGVTPDLVTTAKGLTSGVVPMGAVFCSSDIYTAFMTGPEHMIELFHGYTYSAHPVACAAALATLDTYEEEGLLTRAAELAQHWEDGLHALKDCPHVIDIRNLGLIGAVELEPIVGEPTKRAFSAFLKAYDDGILIRTTGDIIALSPPLIISKDQIDELFSKLRSVLNAID